Proteins from a genomic interval of Streptomyces sp. NBC_01445:
- a CDS encoding TetR/AcrR family transcriptional regulator: MTTNADSSPELSASLEQGGPPSPPRRRAPAGAAVLREDVTDAIRAAVFEELAAVGYARMSIEGIARRAGVGKTAVYRRWRSKLHLVLDLVSAIAVQGLPAPDTGSLEGDLRLLYEVTSRALRHPVAGQIIPDLQAEAARNPEIAEAMQKALREGQHGVASGIVRSAAARGEVRADLDEDLALDLISGPLYWRAVVVRTPLPKGYLGKLASATAAGLRAL, encoded by the coding sequence ATGACGACCAACGCCGACTCCTCCCCCGAGCTCTCGGCTTCGCTCGAGCAGGGGGGACCCCCGTCGCCACCGCGTCGCCGGGCCCCCGCAGGGGCAGCCGTCCTCCGTGAGGATGTGACCGACGCCATCCGGGCAGCCGTCTTCGAAGAGCTCGCCGCCGTGGGCTATGCCCGTATGTCCATCGAGGGGATCGCGCGCCGCGCGGGCGTCGGCAAGACGGCCGTCTACCGCCGCTGGCGCTCCAAGCTGCACCTGGTCCTGGACCTGGTCTCCGCCATAGCGGTACAGGGCCTGCCGGCCCCGGACACGGGTTCCCTGGAGGGCGACCTGCGCCTCCTGTACGAGGTGACATCCCGCGCCCTGAGGCATCCGGTCGCCGGCCAGATCATCCCCGACCTCCAGGCCGAGGCCGCCCGCAACCCGGAAATCGCCGAGGCCATGCAGAAGGCACTGCGCGAGGGGCAGCACGGGGTGGCGAGCGGCATCGTGCGCAGCGCCGCCGCGCGCGGGGAGGTCAGGGCGGACCTCGACGAGGACCTCGCCCTCGACCTGATCTCGGGCCCGCTGTACTGGCGCGCGGTGGTGGTGCGCACGCCGTTGCCCAAGGGGTACCTGGGGAAACTGGCTTCGGCTACGGCGGCGGGGTTGAGGGCGCTGTAG
- a CDS encoding ABC transporter ATP-binding protein codes for MADTSGERIPTVIVDDVDIVYRVNGTGAGRGTATAALGRIIGGRKKAEARAGVRKVHAVKKVSFTAYKGEAIGLIGTNGSGKSTLLKAVAGLLPTENGRIFTHGQPSLLGVNAALMNDLTGERNVHLGGLAMGMSREEVRERYDDIVGFSGINEKGDFITLPMRTYSSGMAARLRFSIAAAKDHDVLLIDEALATGDRSFQKRSESRIRELRKEAGTVFLVSHNNKSIRDTCDRVLWLERGELRMDGPTDEVLKAYEAFTNPNDGKPEPKKPKVAVSA; via the coding sequence GTGGCTGACACCTCCGGGGAGCGGATCCCCACCGTCATCGTCGACGACGTCGACATCGTGTACCGCGTGAACGGCACGGGCGCGGGCCGCGGCACCGCGACCGCCGCGCTCGGCCGCATCATCGGCGGGCGGAAGAAGGCCGAGGCGCGGGCCGGCGTGCGCAAGGTGCACGCGGTGAAGAAGGTGTCGTTCACCGCCTACAAGGGCGAGGCGATCGGCCTGATCGGCACGAACGGGTCGGGCAAGTCGACGCTGCTCAAGGCGGTGGCGGGGCTGCTGCCGACGGAGAACGGCCGGATCTTCACGCATGGCCAGCCGTCCCTGCTCGGCGTGAACGCGGCGCTGATGAACGACCTCACGGGCGAGCGCAACGTCCATCTCGGCGGCCTCGCCATGGGCATGAGCCGCGAGGAGGTGCGCGAGCGCTACGACGACATCGTCGGCTTCTCCGGCATCAACGAGAAGGGCGACTTCATCACGCTGCCCATGCGGACGTACTCCTCCGGCATGGCCGCCCGGCTCCGGTTCTCCATCGCCGCCGCCAAGGACCACGACGTGCTGCTGATCGACGAGGCCCTGGCCACCGGCGACCGGTCCTTCCAGAAGCGCTCGGAGTCCCGCATCCGCGAGCTGCGCAAGGAGGCCGGCACGGTCTTCCTCGTCAGTCACAACAACAAGTCGATCCGCGACACCTGCGACCGGGTGCTGTGGCTGGAGCGCGGCGAGCTGCGCATGGACGGTCCGACGGACGAGGTCCTCAAGGCGTACGAGGCGTTCACCAATCCGAACGACGGCAAGCCGGAACCGAAGAAGCCCAAGGTCGCCGTTTCCGCCTGA
- a CDS encoding bifunctional glycosyltransferase/CDP-glycerol:glycerophosphate glycerophosphotransferase — MQELSVIVYGRDVQGHLADCLDSVTGQLPEGAELVVAAVDDPAPTADVPGSVTVLALPGATSDEEARAAGGERASGEWLLFVHAKDRVPPGALRALLDRVASLADSADRVDVVLTDHVHSNWRTSGLPGPDARLLARAGGRDLPLADCPDLLRVTPLLGNRALRAAFWQDHRDQLAATDERFAARAALVLADRVTALQHVVLDERRLRPTSLPPLTPEQHYATVGLYEDLQRLMAGLGTPTGPRAVLYDVMATECMRIVARAGMPEPVGREFFRRASRAAVAWRPEGYRRPAGLEGIRRRLLEEDAYSRYRAFQSVNHKRRALKSAARERKRRIGAKVRDHRYRRELRRPVDPDLAVFSAYWDRGVACNPGAIAAKLAELAPRVHQVWVVRAADAPLLPPGTDHVVPGSRRYWEVLARAKYLVNNVNFANAVVKRPEAVHVMTHHGTPLKRMGLDQIEYPTASKGLNFRQLLARVDKWDYSVTSNSHSTRIWERAYPTHYVPLEYGYPRNDVFYSATAADIRAVRDRLGIAPGRRAVLYAPTHRDYEGSWTPRLDLATLADRLGDDTVLLVRGHYFYGGAGSPLADLRRSGRVIDVSTYDPVEELCLAADALVTDYSSIMFDYANLDRPIVIYADDWEMYAKTRGVYFDLIAEAPGPVARTQDELTDILASGAWRDEASGKARAAFRRRFCEFDDGHAAERVVRRVFLGESEAALPPVVPVDERIPAPTPEEAARR, encoded by the coding sequence GTGCAGGAACTCAGCGTCATCGTGTACGGCCGGGACGTGCAGGGGCATCTCGCCGACTGCCTGGACAGCGTGACGGGCCAGTTGCCCGAGGGGGCGGAACTCGTCGTCGCCGCCGTGGACGATCCGGCGCCGACCGCCGACGTGCCGGGCAGCGTCACCGTTCTGGCCCTGCCCGGCGCCACTTCCGACGAGGAGGCCCGCGCCGCCGGCGGCGAGCGGGCCTCGGGCGAGTGGCTGCTGTTCGTGCACGCCAAGGACCGCGTGCCCCCGGGCGCGCTGCGGGCGCTGCTGGACCGGGTCGCTTCTCTCGCGGACAGCGCCGACCGCGTGGACGTCGTACTCACCGACCATGTGCACTCGAACTGGCGCACCTCCGGCCTCCCGGGCCCCGACGCCCGTCTGCTCGCCAGGGCGGGCGGCCGCGATCTGCCCCTCGCGGACTGCCCCGACCTGCTGCGGGTCACCCCGTTGCTCGGGAACCGTGCCCTGCGCGCCGCGTTCTGGCAGGACCACCGCGACCAACTGGCCGCCACCGACGAGCGGTTCGCGGCCCGCGCCGCCCTCGTCCTCGCCGACCGCGTCACCGCGCTCCAGCACGTGGTCCTCGACGAGCGCAGGCTGCGCCCCACGAGCCTGCCGCCGCTCACCCCGGAGCAGCACTACGCGACCGTCGGCCTGTACGAGGACCTCCAGCGCCTGATGGCCGGCCTCGGCACGCCGACCGGTCCCCGCGCGGTCCTCTACGACGTGATGGCGACCGAGTGCATGCGGATCGTGGCCCGCGCCGGGATGCCGGAGCCGGTGGGCCGCGAGTTCTTCCGCCGGGCCTCGCGCGCGGCCGTCGCGTGGCGGCCGGAGGGCTACCGCAGGCCCGCGGGGCTCGAAGGCATCCGGCGCCGCCTGCTCGAAGAGGACGCGTACTCCCGGTACCGCGCCTTCCAGAGCGTCAACCACAAGCGGCGCGCCCTGAAGTCCGCGGCCCGGGAGCGCAAGCGGCGGATCGGCGCGAAGGTCCGCGACCACCGCTACCGGCGGGAGCTGCGCCGGCCCGTGGACCCGGACCTGGCCGTGTTCTCCGCGTACTGGGACCGCGGGGTCGCCTGCAATCCGGGCGCGATCGCCGCGAAGCTCGCCGAACTCGCGCCGCGCGTCCACCAGGTGTGGGTGGTCCGCGCGGCCGACGCGCCGCTCCTGCCGCCCGGCACCGACCACGTCGTGCCCGGCTCCCGCCGCTACTGGGAGGTCCTGGCCCGTGCCAAGTACCTCGTCAACAACGTCAACTTCGCGAACGCCGTGGTCAAGCGCCCCGAAGCCGTCCACGTCATGACCCACCACGGCACGCCCCTCAAGCGCATGGGCCTCGACCAGATCGAGTACCCGACCGCGTCCAAGGGCCTCAACTTCCGCCAGCTCCTGGCCCGCGTCGACAAGTGGGACTACAGCGTCACGTCGAACAGCCACTCCACGCGGATCTGGGAGCGCGCCTACCCCACGCACTACGTCCCGCTGGAGTACGGCTATCCGCGCAACGACGTCTTCTACAGCGCGACGGCCGCCGACATCCGCGCCGTCCGCGACCGCCTCGGCATCGCGCCGGGCCGGCGGGCCGTCCTGTACGCGCCGACGCACCGCGACTACGAGGGCTCCTGGACCCCGCGCCTGGACCTCGCCACGCTCGCCGACCGGCTCGGCGACGACACCGTCCTCCTCGTGCGCGGCCACTACTTCTACGGCGGGGCGGGCTCGCCGCTCGCGGACCTGCGCCGCAGCGGCCGGGTCATCGACGTGTCCACGTACGACCCGGTCGAGGAGCTCTGCCTCGCCGCGGACGCCCTGGTCACGGACTACTCGTCGATCATGTTCGACTACGCCAATCTGGACCGCCCGATCGTGATCTACGCGGACGACTGGGAGATGTACGCGAAGACCCGCGGGGTCTACTTCGACCTGATCGCCGAGGCGCCCGGGCCCGTCGCCCGTACGCAGGACGAGCTGACGGACATCCTCGCCTCGGGCGCGTGGCGCGACGAGGCGTCGGGGAAGGCGCGGGCCGCGTTCCGGCGCCGGTTCTGCGAGTTCGACGACGGTCACGCCGCCGAGCGGGTCGTACGCCGGGTCTTCCTCGGCGAGAGCGAGGCGGCGCTGCCCCCGGTGGTCCCCGTCGACGAGCGCATCCCCGCGCCCACCCCCGAGGAGGCGGCCCGCCGATGA
- a CDS encoding ABC transporter permease, translating to MSQAVDTPPPPAVTAPVEDPAQLAARYGLSVSGARPTLAEYVGQLWQRRHFITAFATAKLTAQYSQAKLGQVWQVATPLLNAAVYYFIFGVLMDTKHNVPDYVPFLVTGVFVWTFTQSSIMAGTRAISGNLGLVRALHFPRAALPVSFALQQLQQLLFSMCALVVILLCFGVPPALSWFLVLPVLLLQFVFNTGVALVMARMGARTPDIAQLMPFLLRTWMYTSGVMWSIDKVLKNQHLPHVVHVLLSANPAAVYIDLMRFALIDSFHRGQLPPHVWAIAAGWALLAGVGGFIYFWKAEETYGRG from the coding sequence GTGAGTCAGGCAGTCGACACACCTCCCCCGCCGGCGGTCACCGCCCCGGTGGAAGATCCCGCGCAGCTGGCCGCGCGGTACGGCCTCTCGGTCAGCGGCGCGCGCCCGACCCTCGCGGAATATGTGGGCCAGCTCTGGCAGCGGCGCCACTTCATCACCGCGTTCGCGACGGCCAAGCTCACGGCGCAGTACAGCCAGGCGAAGCTCGGCCAGGTGTGGCAGGTGGCGACCCCGCTCCTGAACGCGGCGGTCTACTACTTCATCTTCGGCGTGCTGATGGACACGAAGCACAACGTGCCGGACTACGTGCCGTTCCTGGTCACCGGCGTGTTCGTGTGGACGTTCACGCAGAGCTCGATCATGGCGGGCACCCGCGCGATCTCCGGCAACCTCGGTCTCGTACGGGCGCTGCACTTCCCGCGCGCGGCGCTGCCGGTGTCGTTCGCGCTCCAGCAGCTCCAGCAGCTGCTGTTCTCGATGTGCGCGCTGGTGGTGATCCTGCTCTGCTTCGGCGTTCCGCCGGCCCTCTCGTGGTTCCTGGTCCTGCCGGTCCTGCTGCTGCAGTTCGTCTTCAACACCGGCGTGGCCCTCGTGATGGCGAGGATGGGCGCGCGGACGCCGGACATAGCGCAGCTGATGCCGTTCCTGCTGCGTACGTGGATGTACACGTCCGGCGTGATGTGGAGCATCGACAAGGTGCTCAAGAACCAGCACCTGCCGCACGTCGTGCACGTACTGCTGTCCGCGAACCCGGCCGCCGTCTACATCGACCTGATGCGCTTCGCCCTGATCGACAGTTTCCACCGCGGCCAGCTGCCGCCCCACGTGTGGGCGATCGCGGCCGGGTGGGCGCTGCTCGCGGGCGTCGGCGGGTTCATCTACTTCTGGAAGGCAGAGGAGACGTACGGCCGTGGCTGA